From Bombina bombina isolate aBomBom1 chromosome 1, aBomBom1.pri, whole genome shotgun sequence:
TTCACTTCCCATCGGCTCTTGGACTTCCCCACATCGTTCTGCATGTTCCTGTAGCTGACGACCTTTAACCAGAATTTGACCACACTTTCCACAAGCACATATGTTTTCAATGTGTTTTGATAGGTAATGGGAGGACAAGTCTACCTCTGTGACGGTCAAACCACAAAGCTCACAAACCATACCAACACAACCCTCTGCTGCTTCACTCTCTTTTATGAAATTGCTGTCATTTTGTAGTGCATTTACAGACAACTTGTTTCTCAGAAACTTGCCTTCAGTATCATTTGAATTACACTGTTCTCCAGAGTAGTAGCTACTAACAGTTTCCTCAGGTTCATCTTCCAAGTCATCAATATCTGAAGATTCAAAGTAATCTTTATCTGATATTTTAACAATATTAATGTCCTCAATTTCAACCAACGAATTCTCATCAGACTCAATTTTTATTATAACTGGGTTTTTATCAGTGGTATCAGCAATTATATTTTTTACTTGTTCTGCTACAACCAAAGAGCTTTTTCCACCTTCTGAGGACAAAGAATCTTCATTAGATTGACTTGAATCTGCTTTACATTCGTCTCTGAATGTTGAGAGTTTAGGATTTAGGGAGTTTCGGTCATTTTGGTCACTGTTTTGAGAATCTTTGCTTTCATAAGGTTGTCTGTTGGTACAAGTCAGCACATGCTCAACCAGAAAATTCTCACAACTGAATACAAAGCCACAACCATCACAAGTGTAGCTCCTTCCGAAACGCCTGGGCACACGCTCCCTTGCACTGGGCACTTTTTGAGGCGAGTTCTTTTTAAAGCCATCAAACATTTGCTTATGAGGCTTAACCTGAAGAACATCTGACTTTTTTTCTTGTGATGCAGTCATCGATAAAGATGGTTCGGAGGTCCATCTGCTTGGTTCTCCTCCACTCTTGGCCATAGGTTCCTCATACATACGCACACCAAATATCATTTTACCACTACTACTAGATGCAGAAGAGGAGCACTTGTATTGGGAAGAATCAATCTCCTGTATGTCTTCTAAACATTCGGGGATGATATACATCTGCAAGTAATTCATTGCATGCTTCAGTTGCTCAAAATTTTTGGGGGCCGTCAAAATTTTACCCAAGTACATAAACTGTAAAATGAGGTCAAAACATTCTGCACTGATCTTGGTGCTGCTAAGATTTAGCTGTGCCATGTTCTGCTGGTGGTTTATAAAGATCATTTTGAAATAAGAGCTGCAAGCAGCTAGAACTGCCTTATGTGTCTGAAAATAAATGTCATCAATAGCGATGCAGCAGTCGCAGAGAAAGCCCCATTCCCTCTGATTGTAAAGCTGCTGAAGAACATAGCTGCAGTGGCCCGATCGTTCCATCATCTAGTCGTTCCTATAAACGTAGGTAGAAAGATAATTCAGTTCAGTGTCACTTTTACAATGAACAAAAACGACAATCAGTAAACCAGTGGTCAACACAAAAACTGCTTAAAAGGGACAATGTTTTCATGGTATCCTATTTAAAAGCAGGTAGACAGGCTCAGGAGCGTATATGTGTtgtgagcactttatgacagcagtcTTTGTACACCGTATACCatttttaaccccttcgctacctggAAAAACTTTTTTGCTATTATTCCATTTAAACAgagataaacccttttttttttttatttatcgatcaaaactatatatttggtTTTAGTAGATAGCCAaaggtattgaactaggcccattttggtatatttcatgccatctttCGCCATTAAATtcagtcattaaaaaaaaaaaagttaactttttcacaaactttgggtttctcgcatacaaattatttacatattgcttGCACACTCGTAACACAAAATGGTTAtgaaagtttctctgggatcccctttgttcaaaaatagcaaccATGCATGGTTTTGCTATTGGAcccctgctaattgcagctgcacaccacactcctaatattcccagcagtgaaggggttaattagttagcaagGGTAATATTATTATAGTGGAGGTATCACCTTCCCACCAAATTGAAACTTAcctcatccctcccaaacagctctattccctccctgcCCACACTGgtcatcaccatcttaggtactggcagtctgccagtCTGCAGTTTTACtgcttattttaatttattaaaatatgtttttcttttgcattgtagggatccctcctcaacgATCTCACCtaccttcccaaacagctccctgaCCATTACATCTAATGTAAGTAATCTAGGatcaggtgaacttttcacctgtagctttgaacatttacatttgttttaaagaaaaaatatttaatacagtTACCTGAATATTCAgtaagaaaattatatatttacatacatacatattagggCTGGTTACATAGTAGAAACATTTAtatacactacagaatcttactgtacatgtttctcaatgtccaatacactcttggagcataaaa
This genomic window contains:
- the ZBTB1 gene encoding zinc finger and BTB domain-containing protein 1, encoding MMERSGHCSYVLQQLYNQREWGFLCDCCIAIDDIYFQTHKAVLAACSSYFKMIFINHQQNMAQLNLSSTKISAECFDLILQFMYLGKILTAPKNFEQLKHAMNYLQMYIIPECLEDIQEIDSSQYKCSSSASSSSGKMIFGVRMYEEPMAKSGGEPSRWTSEPSLSMTASQEKKSDVLQVKPHKQMFDGFKKNSPQKVPSARERVPRRFGRSYTCDGCGFVFSCENFLVEHVLTCTNRQPYESKDSQNSDQNDRNSLNPKLSTFRDECKADSSQSNEDSLSSEGGKSSLVVAEQVKNIIADTTDKNPVIIKIESDENSLVEIEDINIVKISDKDYFESSDIDDLEDEPEETVSSYYSGEQCNSNDTEGKFLRNKLSVNALQNDSNFIKESEAAEGCVGMVCELCGLTVTEVDLSSHYLSKHIENICACGKCGQILVKGRQLQEHAERCGEVQEPMGSELRTHPERMHFGDSVEEHSSAGDVLVDMWDDLNETSIHTNDNTSKQILSQAACPFRCPNCGQRFETENLIVEHMSQCVDHDIYRQPISEETDRDHRRKHFCNICGKGFYQRCHLREHFTVHTKEKQFVCQICGKQFLRERQLRLHNDMHTGMARYVCSLCDQGNFRKHDHVRHMISHLAAGETICQICFQIFPNNELLEQHMDVHLYTCGVCGAKFNLRKDMRAHYNSKHFKKS